In Arthrobacter alpinus, a single window of DNA contains:
- a CDS encoding class I SAM-dependent methyltransferase has translation MPSDAISPLLTVEGWELLSSLGPYREADSLKLNESLRKAGHSPELVAAALTQARLRAKAEAKFGEFAHQMLFTQAGLEQATRLSIAALHAQRFTTANITSVADLGCGLGADSLAMASLDIDVTAVEMDEITAACTTVNLMPFPNAKVLCAKAEEVDLASIEGVWLDPARRTTNTSGTTRLFDPEAFSPPLSFVESLADRGLAVGVKMGPGIPHEAVPATAEAQWISINGDVVEAGLYFNALARPGIRRSALVIGRHGTAELTSGESYDPLNQNAELGPVGHYLYEPDGAVIRAGLVADLARTMGAHLLDEHIAYLSCDDAVDTPFARAYKVVEVKPFNVKALKSWVKANRIGVLDIKKRGISVTPEELRRQLLTGSGKGPNKATLILTRIGEDRVAVVVEPHGPVNGPSAL, from the coding sequence ATGCCTAGCGATGCAATCTCCCCCCTGCTCACCGTTGAAGGCTGGGAACTCTTGTCATCCCTGGGCCCCTACCGTGAGGCCGATTCCCTCAAACTCAACGAGTCCCTGCGTAAAGCCGGCCACTCCCCTGAATTGGTGGCCGCCGCGTTGACGCAGGCACGCCTGCGCGCCAAGGCCGAGGCAAAATTTGGCGAGTTCGCCCACCAGATGCTGTTTACCCAGGCGGGGCTCGAGCAAGCCACGCGCTTGAGCATTGCCGCTCTCCACGCCCAAAGATTTACGACGGCGAACATCACCTCCGTGGCCGATCTGGGCTGTGGTCTCGGTGCGGATTCGCTGGCCATGGCCAGCCTGGATATCGACGTCACCGCTGTGGAGATGGACGAGATTACCGCAGCATGCACCACCGTGAACCTGATGCCCTTCCCGAACGCAAAGGTGCTGTGCGCAAAGGCTGAGGAAGTGGACCTCGCCAGCATCGAGGGCGTGTGGCTCGACCCGGCACGGCGCACCACCAACACCTCCGGCACCACGCGCCTCTTTGACCCAGAGGCTTTCTCCCCTCCGCTGTCCTTCGTGGAATCTCTGGCAGATCGGGGCCTGGCCGTCGGTGTCAAGATGGGGCCGGGCATCCCGCATGAGGCGGTGCCGGCAACCGCCGAGGCTCAATGGATTTCAATCAATGGCGATGTGGTTGAGGCCGGCCTGTACTTCAACGCTTTGGCCCGGCCGGGCATTCGCCGGTCCGCGCTGGTCATTGGCCGGCATGGCACTGCAGAGCTGACAAGTGGGGAGTCCTACGATCCGCTCAATCAAAATGCTGAGCTCGGCCCCGTGGGTCACTACCTCTACGAGCCCGACGGCGCCGTCATCCGTGCGGGACTGGTGGCAGATCTCGCCCGGACAATGGGTGCCCACCTACTTGATGAACACATCGCGTATTTGTCCTGCGATGACGCTGTGGACACACCATTTGCCCGAGCCTACAAGGTGGTTGAAGTCAAGCCATTCAACGTCAAGGCACTCAAGAGCTGGGTCAAGGCGAATCGGATCGGCGTGCTGGATATCAAGAAGCGTGGAATTTCTGTCACGCCCGAGGAACTGCGCCGACAGCTTCTGACCGGTTCAGGCAAGGGGCCGAACAAGGCCACCCTGATCCTGACGCGCATTGGCGAGGACCGGGTGGCCGTGGTGGTGGAACCTCATGGTCCCGTGAATGGCCCTTCCGCCCTCTAA
- a CDS encoding shikimate 5-dehydrogenase, with protein sequence MPILNKDMTLCISLAARPSNIGTRFHNYLYDALELNYVYKAFAPVDLAQAVAGIRGLGIRGAAVSMPYKEDVIELIDVMDASASAIDSVNTIVNNDGVLTAYNTDYLAIARLLTSNAVDPATTVLLRGSGGMAKAVAAALHDAGFAHVTIVARNEERGRALAALYNFAWLPEVGGDTAQMLINVTPMGMTGADETVQSFADDTVAAARIVFDVVALPAETPLIKAGRTAGKHIITGAEVVAIQAEEQFVLYTGVRPSPELVLEASVFSRQA encoded by the coding sequence ATGCCTATCCTGAATAAAGACATGACATTGTGCATCTCCTTGGCCGCACGGCCCAGCAACATCGGCACGCGCTTCCACAACTATCTTTATGATGCGCTTGAGCTGAACTACGTCTACAAGGCGTTCGCTCCGGTTGATCTGGCCCAGGCTGTTGCCGGCATCCGTGGACTCGGCATTCGCGGAGCCGCCGTGTCCATGCCGTACAAGGAAGATGTCATTGAGCTCATTGACGTCATGGATGCCTCGGCTTCCGCGATCGATTCGGTCAACACAATTGTTAATAATGACGGCGTGCTGACCGCCTACAACACCGACTACCTCGCGATCGCGCGTCTATTGACGAGCAATGCCGTTGACCCTGCCACGACCGTGCTTCTGCGTGGCTCGGGCGGCATGGCGAAGGCTGTTGCCGCTGCCTTGCACGACGCCGGATTTGCTCACGTGACGATCGTGGCCCGCAACGAAGAGCGGGGCCGGGCCCTGGCCGCGCTGTACAACTTTGCCTGGTTGCCTGAGGTAGGCGGGGATACGGCGCAGATGCTGATCAATGTCACCCCGATGGGCATGACCGGTGCCGATGAAACCGTCCAGTCCTTCGCCGATGACACGGTGGCGGCGGCACGGATTGTCTTTGATGTGGTGGCGCTGCCGGCGGAAACCCCGCTCATCAAGGCCGGGCGCACCGCGGGCAAACACATCATCACCGGGGCCGAGGTCGTTGCCATTCAAGCCGAGGAGCAGTTTGTGCTCTACACCGGAGTGCGCCCCAGCCCGGAACTAGTCCTGGAAGCCTCCGTGTTCTCCCGGCAGGCCTAG
- a CDS encoding ABC transporter permease, whose protein sequence is MTARPASVKTVPPQGARNKGRLFEPSLLIGIAIVAALLVVSLFTGVYDIFGGQDGGEMFAVTRIPRTIALVLAGAAMAMSGLVMQLLTQNRFVEPTTTGTTEWAGLGLLAVMIINPGASILVKMSGAVLAAFIGTMIFFMFLRRVSLKASLTVPIVGIMLGAVVGAVSTFIALQTDMLQSLGIWFAGSFTSVLRGQYEVLWIVALVGVVVFYVADRFTVAGLGEEVATNVGLNYNQIMLLGTGLIAVATGIVTVVVGNLPFLGLIVPNIVSMFRGDDLRGNLPWVCLLGIAIVTVCDLVGRTIIMPFEVPVSLILGVIGAVVFISLLLKQRRHG, encoded by the coding sequence ATGACCGCCAGACCCGCCTCGGTTAAAACCGTCCCGCCGCAGGGAGCTCGCAACAAGGGCAGGCTCTTTGAGCCCAGCCTGCTGATAGGCATCGCCATTGTGGCTGCCTTGCTTGTGGTTTCCCTGTTTACCGGTGTCTATGACATCTTTGGTGGCCAAGACGGTGGGGAGATGTTCGCGGTGACGCGAATACCGCGCACCATAGCCCTGGTTCTGGCGGGGGCAGCCATGGCGATGTCCGGTCTGGTGATGCAGTTGCTGACGCAAAACCGCTTCGTTGAACCAACCACAACCGGTACCACCGAGTGGGCCGGTCTGGGTCTGCTGGCCGTCATGATCATCAATCCAGGTGCCAGCATCCTGGTCAAGATGTCCGGCGCGGTTCTGGCGGCGTTCATAGGCACCATGATCTTCTTCATGTTCCTGCGCCGGGTCTCGCTCAAAGCCTCGCTAACGGTTCCCATTGTTGGCATCATGCTCGGTGCCGTGGTGGGGGCGGTTTCCACCTTTATCGCACTGCAGACCGACATGCTCCAGAGCCTGGGCATTTGGTTTGCCGGCAGCTTCACCTCCGTCCTTCGCGGCCAGTACGAGGTGCTGTGGATTGTGGCCCTGGTTGGAGTGGTCGTTTTTTACGTTGCCGACAGGTTCACTGTCGCCGGCCTTGGCGAAGAAGTGGCCACCAACGTAGGCCTGAACTACAACCAAATCATGCTGCTGGGTACCGGGCTCATCGCCGTGGCTACCGGCATTGTCACGGTGGTTGTAGGCAACCTTCCCTTCCTGGGGTTGATTGTGCCGAACATCGTCTCGATGTTCCGCGGTGACGACCTTCGCGGAAACCTGCCCTGGGTCTGCCTGCTGGGCATTGCCATCGTGACAGTGTGTGACCTGGTGGGCCGCACCATCATCATGCCCTTTGAGGTGCCGGTGTCTTTGATACTCGGCGTGATCGGTGCCGTGGTCTTCATTTCACTCCTACTGAAGCAGCGTCGACATGGCTGA
- a CDS encoding ABC transporter substrate-binding protein: MTQFTRRQLLGAGLGTAALGMLAGCASPGTASVNGTPTIPPAASGEKITLTYWSWLKDLQKVADIWNESHPNVQVETVWIPGGNSGGYQKIFSALATQGGPDLAQVEMRSIPEFMLVNGLVDLTRYGATESAHLYDPTLWNQVSFTGGVYGIPQDSGPMGMYYQPAVLEKVGATPPATWQEWGEVAGELRKADTYMDCFPLGDASVFAAYATQAGARWFRAEEDGWVVNMTDDATLQAAEFFDAAIDKDLVQTGYGAFSPGWFAAAAKGQLASVASASWADALIGGVSGGEGKWRVAPMPVWDGSAGFGSSYLGGSTAAVLANSKHPKEALEFAVWMTTSKEGIDAMINNSGIGWSPAPAFIGSSRTEPSAFFSGQNYNEEIFEPATLQQNPDWTWWPVTTQSLNILSDGFRKKATGTSLVETMSIAEAQIMTVFKNKGLSIRREAS, encoded by the coding sequence ATGACACAATTCACACGACGGCAGCTCCTTGGTGCCGGACTCGGAACGGCAGCCCTGGGAATGCTGGCAGGTTGCGCCAGCCCGGGCACGGCTTCGGTCAACGGCACCCCCACCATCCCACCGGCGGCATCCGGGGAAAAGATCACCCTTACCTACTGGTCCTGGTTGAAGGATCTGCAAAAGGTTGCCGATATCTGGAACGAGTCCCACCCCAACGTCCAGGTTGAAACTGTTTGGATACCCGGAGGCAACTCTGGTGGATACCAAAAAATATTCTCCGCCCTCGCCACGCAAGGCGGGCCGGATCTGGCCCAGGTCGAGATGCGGTCCATTCCCGAGTTCATGCTCGTCAACGGCTTGGTTGACCTCACCCGATACGGTGCCACGGAATCGGCGCACCTCTATGACCCCACACTGTGGAACCAAGTCAGCTTCACGGGAGGCGTCTACGGCATTCCGCAGGATTCCGGCCCCATGGGCATGTACTACCAACCTGCCGTGCTGGAGAAGGTCGGCGCAACACCACCTGCCACATGGCAGGAATGGGGCGAGGTGGCCGGGGAATTGCGCAAGGCCGACACCTACATGGACTGTTTCCCTCTTGGCGACGCATCAGTCTTTGCGGCGTACGCAACCCAAGCCGGTGCCCGCTGGTTCCGCGCCGAAGAGGATGGCTGGGTGGTCAACATGACAGACGATGCAACCCTGCAAGCCGCTGAATTCTTCGATGCAGCAATTGACAAGGATCTCGTCCAAACCGGCTACGGCGCCTTCTCGCCTGGCTGGTTCGCCGCAGCGGCGAAGGGCCAACTGGCATCAGTGGCGTCCGCCAGCTGGGCTGACGCCCTCATCGGAGGCGTCAGCGGGGGCGAGGGCAAATGGCGGGTGGCGCCCATGCCGGTATGGGACGGCAGCGCCGGTTTTGGGTCCAGCTACCTGGGCGGTTCGACCGCGGCGGTCCTTGCGAACAGTAAGCATCCAAAGGAGGCGCTTGAATTTGCCGTTTGGATGACTACGTCCAAGGAAGGAATCGACGCCATGATCAACAACAGTGGCATCGGATGGTCGCCGGCTCCCGCTTTCATTGGCAGCTCCCGGACCGAACCTTCGGCGTTCTTCAGCGGTCAAAACTACAACGAGGAAATTTTCGAACCAGCAACGTTGCAACAGAACCCGGATTGGACGTGGTGGCCGGTCACCACACAGTCGCTGAACATCCTCAGTGACGGTTTCCGCAAAAAAGCCACCGGAACATCCCTCGTGGAAACCATGTCGATCGCGGAGGCCCAGATCATGACCGTCTTCAAGAACAAGGGCCTGAGCATTCGAAGGGAAGCATCATGA
- a CDS encoding glutamate--cysteine ligase: MKIDFAKSEQSTLGLEWEIALVDKDSGELAARANDVFANITAAHPDVMADGEHPHIKGEMLQNTVELVTGVNHTVSEGTEDLRRSLNILREATEPLGLDLLCAGTHPYSNSRTQVVTDKERYAKLVDRTQWWGSQMLIYGVHVHVGLDHVSKAMPVLDGLVNYFPHFQALSASSPYWNGEDTGYASQRALMFQQLPTAGLPFQFPNWAAYESYVQDMFTTGVIDATNEIRWDIRPVAGLGTIEMRICDGMSTLEEIGAVAALTQCLVEDFSNTLNDGGTIPTMPPWHVQENKWRAARYGMDAIIILDAAGKEQLVTEHTVELLNKLEPVAAKLGCADELANVEKILANGASYQRQRRVAAAHGGELRAVVRELVAEMASN, translated from the coding sequence GTGAAGATTGATTTCGCAAAGTCCGAGCAATCTACGCTGGGTTTGGAATGGGAAATTGCCCTCGTTGACAAAGATTCGGGTGAGCTCGCCGCCCGCGCAAATGATGTTTTTGCCAACATCACCGCCGCACACCCCGACGTCATGGCAGATGGCGAGCACCCGCACATCAAGGGTGAAATGCTTCAGAACACTGTGGAGTTGGTCACGGGAGTCAACCACACGGTCTCCGAGGGCACCGAAGATCTGCGCCGCAGCCTGAACATCTTGCGCGAGGCCACCGAGCCACTGGGACTGGACCTGCTGTGCGCCGGAACCCACCCTTATAGCAATTCACGCACGCAGGTGGTGACCGACAAAGAACGCTACGCGAAGTTGGTTGACAGGACCCAGTGGTGGGGCAGCCAGATGCTCATCTACGGCGTTCACGTCCATGTTGGTTTGGACCATGTATCGAAGGCGATGCCGGTTCTGGACGGATTGGTCAACTACTTCCCGCACTTCCAGGCACTCTCGGCATCATCCCCGTACTGGAACGGTGAGGATACCGGTTACGCTTCCCAGCGCGCCCTCATGTTCCAGCAGCTGCCCACGGCGGGGCTGCCGTTCCAGTTCCCAAACTGGGCTGCCTACGAATCCTATGTGCAGGACATGTTCACCACCGGCGTCATCGATGCAACCAATGAAATCCGGTGGGACATCCGGCCCGTGGCTGGTCTGGGCACGATTGAAATGCGGATCTGCGATGGCATGTCCACACTGGAAGAGATCGGCGCCGTTGCGGCGCTGACCCAGTGCCTCGTTGAAGACTTTTCAAACACCCTCAACGATGGCGGCACCATCCCCACCATGCCGCCGTGGCACGTCCAGGAAAACAAATGGCGGGCGGCCCGCTACGGCATGGACGCCATCATCATTCTCGATGCCGCCGGCAAGGAACAGCTCGTCACCGAGCACACGGTTGAGCTGCTAAACAAGCTTGAACCCGTTGCCGCGAAACTTGGCTGCGCCGATGAGCTGGCCAATGTGGAGAAGATCTTGGCAAACGGGGCCAGCTATCAGCGCCAACGCCGCGTCGCCGCCGCCCACGGTGGCGAGTTGCGCGCCGTCGTCCGTGAGCTTGTCGCGGAGATGGCCAGCAACTAG
- a CDS encoding TetR/AcrR family transcriptional regulator, with protein sequence MTTNEARTRAPRGPYAKSKARRESIVLAAHEVFAAQGYRSGSLQDVADAVGMSQTSLLHYFPSKRDLLLAVLNWRDTVTGDGGPRDPEETLAEAVIRQARFNETVPGVIELYTVLCAESVTANHPGRDYFTQRYEGLRRSYLRSFSALAEEGRLRPGVNPERAAASLIALWDGIQTQWLMDPESVDMAECLRDYLQLLILPE encoded by the coding sequence ATGACCACCAATGAGGCCCGGACCAGGGCGCCGCGCGGACCTTATGCCAAGTCCAAGGCCCGCCGCGAAAGTATTGTTCTGGCTGCCCATGAAGTGTTTGCGGCCCAGGGCTACCGCAGCGGCTCATTGCAGGATGTGGCAGACGCCGTGGGAATGAGCCAGACGAGCCTGCTGCACTACTTCCCGTCGAAAAGGGATCTGCTGCTAGCGGTGCTGAATTGGCGTGACACTGTCACCGGGGACGGCGGGCCCCGCGACCCCGAGGAAACCCTGGCCGAGGCCGTGATTCGGCAGGCCCGATTCAACGAAACGGTGCCTGGGGTCATTGAGCTTTACACGGTGCTGTGCGCTGAATCTGTCACGGCCAACCACCCCGGCCGCGACTATTTTACCCAGCGCTATGAAGGCTTGCGCCGCAGCTACTTGAGATCATTTTCCGCGCTCGCAGAAGAAGGGCGGCTGCGGCCGGGCGTGAATCCTGAGCGGGCTGCGGCGAGCCTCATTGCCCTCTGGGACGGCATTCAGACGCAGTGGCTCATGGACCCGGAAAGCGTGGACATGGCAGAGTGTCTGCGGGACTACCTGCAATTGCTGATCCTCCCCGAATGA
- a CDS encoding TetR/AcrR family transcriptional regulator, translating into MGRTQAFDTQEVIRSARTVFWEHGYEDASLPDLERATGLSRSSIYHAFGSKRGLFDAALTSYLGEVIRPRLLPLNTADVAPDAIVKYFTGLKEALAQRGTLSADNGCLLLNVAGAPISNEEAVSRTIAGYRQELRTSLLRGVAAHRTELDLAAQEQLATVLSSLVIAAMTLARVDNPQALATLDTALILLGS; encoded by the coding sequence ATGGGACGCACGCAAGCCTTTGACACGCAAGAGGTCATCCGTTCTGCGCGGACGGTTTTTTGGGAGCACGGCTACGAGGACGCATCACTTCCGGACCTCGAGCGCGCCACTGGCCTGAGCCGGTCGAGCATTTACCATGCTTTTGGCAGTAAGCGGGGGCTCTTTGACGCCGCCCTGACAAGCTACCTTGGTGAGGTTATCCGCCCCAGGCTCCTGCCCCTGAATACCGCCGACGTTGCCCCCGATGCGATCGTGAAGTACTTCACAGGTCTCAAGGAAGCCCTGGCCCAGCGCGGAACACTGTCCGCCGACAACGGCTGTCTGCTGCTGAACGTGGCCGGGGCACCCATCTCCAATGAAGAGGCGGTCAGCCGAACGATTGCCGGTTACCGGCAGGAATTGCGCACTTCACTGCTCCGCGGAGTAGCCGCCCACCGCACCGAACTTGATTTGGCCGCCCAGGAACAGCTGGCCACGGTTCTTAGCTCCTTGGTCATTGCCGCCATGACCCTGGCAAGAGTGGACAACCCTCAGGCGTTGGCCACCCTTGACACGGCGCTCATCCTGTTAGGCAGCTGA
- a CDS encoding siderophore ABC transporter substrate-binding protein: MLKTRLMTFAATAAVLALTACGSQSAAPADSESAVAATVTIEDNNGSHTINTPLKSVVATDNRTFETLAAWDIKLSAAAVALMPKTSPYKSDSSIIDLGSHNEPDLEAVVAVDPDIIVNGQRFTQYQDDFRKLAPNATVLALDPRDGEPLDAELKRQITVLGEVFGKQAEATKLNADFDAAVARVKAAYNKDDTVMGLIASGGKINYSAPSTGRTLGPLFDLLDLTPALEVDKASTDHKGDDISVEAIAKSNPTWMLVMDRDAAVSADDAEYKPANEVLETSAALKNVTATKSGNIVYMPADTYTNEGIQTYTEFLNSFADALEGK, encoded by the coding sequence ATGTTGAAGACGCGCCTGATGACGTTCGCCGCCACCGCCGCCGTGCTTGCCCTGACCGCCTGCGGTTCACAATCCGCAGCCCCCGCGGACTCCGAAAGTGCCGTGGCCGCAACTGTCACCATCGAGGACAACAACGGATCTCACACCATCAACACCCCGCTGAAGTCAGTGGTGGCCACGGACAACCGAACCTTTGAGACGCTGGCCGCCTGGGACATCAAGCTCAGCGCCGCTGCTGTAGCGCTCATGCCTAAAACCAGCCCGTACAAGAGTGACTCCTCGATCATCGACCTGGGCAGTCACAACGAACCGGACTTGGAAGCCGTTGTAGCCGTGGATCCGGACATCATTGTTAACGGACAGCGCTTCACCCAGTACCAAGATGACTTCCGCAAGCTGGCCCCCAACGCCACCGTCCTGGCCCTTGACCCGCGTGACGGGGAACCGCTGGACGCTGAACTGAAGCGCCAGATCACGGTTCTGGGCGAAGTCTTCGGCAAGCAGGCCGAGGCCACCAAGCTCAACGCCGACTTCGATGCAGCCGTTGCCCGCGTCAAGGCTGCGTACAACAAGGACGACACCGTCATGGGCTTGATCGCCTCCGGAGGCAAGATCAACTACTCCGCACCGAGCACCGGGCGCACCCTGGGCCCCCTGTTTGACCTCCTGGACCTGACCCCGGCTCTTGAAGTGGACAAGGCAAGCACCGATCACAAGGGTGATGACATCTCCGTCGAGGCCATCGCCAAGTCCAACCCCACCTGGATGCTGGTCATGGACCGAGACGCCGCCGTTTCAGCAGACGATGCCGAGTACAAGCCGGCCAATGAGGTGCTGGAAACCTCCGCAGCGTTGAAGAATGTCACGGCTACCAAGTCCGGAAACATCGTTTACATGCCAGCCGATACCTACACCAACGAAGGTATCCAGACCTACACCGAATTCCTTAACTCCTTTGCGGATGCCCTCGAAGGCAAGTAA
- a CDS encoding NADP-dependent oxidoreductase, whose amino-acid sequence MTNSVSTQIQLTSRPVGWPTAEDFTTVKVEIGPVKPGQIRVVNEFVSVDPYMRGRMSAAKSYSAPFALGETMTGGAIGRVVESASEQIPVGSVVLHQFGWRDVVQEDAAGFKIVPELPGVPLSLYLGILGMTGFTGYVGLTAIAAMKPGDTVFISGAAGAVGTAAGQIARLLGAGRIIGSAGSDEKVALLTEKYGYDAAFNYKSGSVRELLAAAAPEGIDVFFDNVGGDHLEAALDVFNPGGRAALCGAITGYNTTDRKSGPDNMVNMITRGLNLRGFTLGSHLDMAAEFNQHMTGWFTEGKIAYDETVVDGIDHAVDALLDMMRGANTGKMVVRTAVPVAANA is encoded by the coding sequence GTGACCAACTCAGTCAGCACCCAAATCCAACTCACCTCCCGCCCCGTAGGCTGGCCGACCGCCGAGGATTTCACCACTGTCAAGGTGGAAATAGGACCGGTGAAGCCCGGCCAAATCCGGGTGGTCAACGAGTTCGTATCCGTTGACCCCTACATGCGCGGCCGCATGAGCGCAGCCAAGAGCTACTCGGCACCCTTTGCCCTCGGTGAGACCATGACAGGCGGCGCGATCGGTCGCGTAGTCGAGTCAGCCAGCGAGCAGATCCCCGTGGGTTCTGTGGTGCTCCACCAGTTTGGCTGGCGCGATGTGGTCCAGGAAGATGCCGCCGGTTTCAAGATCGTTCCCGAGTTGCCCGGGGTGCCGCTGTCGCTGTACCTGGGGATCCTTGGCATGACCGGGTTCACCGGCTATGTTGGCTTGACCGCAATCGCCGCCATGAAGCCAGGGGACACCGTCTTTATTTCCGGTGCTGCAGGTGCCGTGGGCACCGCAGCCGGACAGATCGCCCGTCTGTTGGGCGCGGGCCGTATCATCGGATCGGCCGGCAGTGACGAGAAGGTTGCCCTGCTGACCGAGAAGTACGGTTACGACGCAGCCTTCAACTACAAGTCAGGTTCCGTGCGTGAGTTGTTGGCCGCCGCGGCCCCCGAAGGCATTGACGTGTTCTTCGACAACGTGGGTGGGGATCACCTCGAAGCCGCTCTCGACGTCTTCAACCCAGGTGGCCGGGCCGCATTGTGCGGTGCCATCACCGGGTACAACACCACGGACCGAAAGTCAGGCCCGGACAACATGGTCAACATGATTACCCGCGGCCTGAACCTGAGGGGTTTCACCTTGGGCAGCCACTTGGACATGGCAGCGGAATTCAACCAGCACATGACCGGCTGGTTCACCGAGGGAAAGATCGCTTACGACGAGACCGTAGTTGACGGAATCGACCACGCTGTTGATGCCTTGCTCGACATGATGCGCGGAGCCAACACCGGCAAGATGGTGGTTCGCACGGCCGTTCCGGTCGCCGCCAACGCATAG
- a CDS encoding iron chelate uptake ABC transporter family permease subunit produces the protein MAETLPRTTAPLSRHHGGRSTGPLPTAAVRKRYWIILSILIVLAAGFGFGLLAWDNPMPVGTPGFWRIAELRATSIVVMAVVAICQAMATVSFQTATNNRIITPSIMGFESLFVAVQTCAVFFMGAAGVVMMAGIPQFILQIVIMVGLSMALYGWLLSGKYGNLQIMLLVGIVIGGGLGAISAFMQRLLSPSNFDVLTARLFGSVSNADPAYLPIAIPLCLAAGTLLLLNAKRLNIIALGADTTTNLGLNHRFEVMRVLFLVSILMATSTALVGPMTFLGFLVATLAYQLADTYDHKYVFPVAALVGFVVLSGAYFVMKNIFYAQGVVSILIEAVGGTLFLFFILRKGRL, from the coding sequence ATGGCTGAAACACTCCCACGCACCACGGCCCCACTGAGCCGGCACCACGGTGGCCGGTCCACCGGCCCCCTGCCGACGGCCGCAGTGCGAAAGCGCTACTGGATCATCCTGAGCATCTTGATTGTCTTGGCCGCAGGCTTTGGCTTTGGACTGCTTGCCTGGGACAACCCCATGCCCGTGGGCACACCCGGCTTCTGGCGAATCGCTGAGCTCCGGGCCACCAGCATTGTGGTGATGGCGGTGGTGGCCATCTGCCAGGCCATGGCAACAGTCAGCTTTCAAACGGCCACCAACAACCGCATCATCACGCCGTCGATCATGGGCTTTGAATCCTTGTTTGTGGCCGTTCAGACGTGCGCCGTCTTTTTCATGGGCGCCGCGGGCGTGGTCATGATGGCCGGTATTCCGCAGTTCATCCTGCAAATCGTGATCATGGTGGGCTTGTCCATGGCGCTCTACGGCTGGTTGTTGTCGGGCAAGTACGGCAATCTGCAGATCATGCTGCTCGTAGGGATCGTGATTGGCGGTGGGCTGGGAGCCATCTCCGCTTTCATGCAGCGGCTGCTGAGTCCCAGCAACTTTGACGTTCTTACCGCCCGGCTCTTCGGCTCTGTCTCCAACGCTGATCCCGCCTACCTGCCCATTGCCATCCCGCTGTGCCTGGCCGCCGGGACCCTGCTGCTGCTCAACGCAAAACGGCTGAACATCATTGCCCTGGGCGCGGACACCACCACCAACTTGGGGCTCAACCACCGCTTCGAAGTGATGCGGGTGCTGTTCCTGGTTTCCATACTCATGGCGACGTCCACGGCGCTTGTTGGGCCAATGACGTTCCTTGGCTTTTTGGTGGCAACCCTGGCCTACCAGCTGGCCGACACCTACGACCACAAATATGTGTTCCCAGTGGCCGCCTTGGTGGGCTTTGTGGTTCTTTCCGGCGCGTACTTTGTCATGAAAAACATCTTCTACGCCCAGGGTGTGGTCTCCATCCTCATCGAGGCCGTAGGCGGAACCCTGTTCTTGTTCTTTATTCTCCGAAAGGGTCGACTGTGA
- a CDS encoding DUF1304 domain-containing protein, whose amino-acid sequence MVITGLVFAGIAALIHVYIFYMESIAWTGDRSRATFGIASREEAEMTKALAFNQGFYNLFLALAVMAGIIVFAAGNTTVGATLMFVGAGSMIAAGAVLLLSSPSKAPAALKQLLPPLLGVVALAIGLSL is encoded by the coding sequence GTGGTTATCACCGGTCTCGTGTTCGCAGGCATTGCTGCGCTCATTCACGTCTATATCTTCTACATGGAATCGATCGCATGGACCGGGGATCGCAGCCGCGCCACCTTTGGGATTGCGAGCCGAGAAGAAGCCGAAATGACGAAGGCGTTGGCCTTCAACCAAGGGTTCTACAACTTGTTCCTAGCCCTCGCAGTCATGGCCGGCATCATCGTTTTCGCAGCGGGAAACACCACAGTCGGCGCCACGCTGATGTTTGTGGGGGCAGGATCCATGATCGCTGCCGGTGCCGTACTGCTCCTCTCCAGCCCGAGCAAAGCCCCGGCAGCACTGAAGCAGCTCCTTCCACCACTGCTTGGTGTTGTGGCACTGGCCATCGGCCTGTCTCTCTAA